The genome window CGGGCGCCCCCCGGACGACCGGCGCGTGGTCTGCCAGGGCGACGCCTGCGCGCCCAACACGCTCCTGGCCGACGACGGGTCCGTCACGGGGTACGTCGACCTGGGCCGGCTCGGGGTCGCCGACCGGTGGGCCGACCTGGCCCCGGCGTGCTGGAGCGCGGACCACAACTACGGCCCGGGCCACGCCGACCTGGTGTGCGAGGGCTACGGCGTCACCCCGGACCGTGAGCGGC of Aquipuribacter hungaricus contains these proteins:
- a CDS encoding phosphotransferase codes for the protein SAVDPAWLARPAEAALALGRGLRRLHDALPVEGCPFGWDTDVRSDDRPAAQALLGGRPPDDRRVVCQGDACAPNTLLADDGSVTGYVDLGRLGVADRWADLAPACWSADHNYGPGHADLVCEGYGVTPDRERLAWYSALWHADG